The following proteins are co-located in the Chryseobacterium daecheongense genome:
- a CDS encoding helix-turn-helix transcriptional regulator: protein MSDRLETIEDYYRNIRENQLKMFDSHDFELGKSHFNISMRRYCSFKSPYNRRDYYKISFIIGKGTFKYGQQELYVDRPALFFPSPNIPYSWECDGDLQEGYFCLFNQEFFNGSSEFKLFKKTSLFKEWSMPIVFLTEEQTQLTTVYFEQMYKLNNSNYPFRCGSIKSHLASVLHLALENRVEDVDPDELPANVRLYRLFDELLNKQFPLDSPAYPLALKTASDFAERLNVHVNHLNSSVKSVTQLTTTHIIKERMFEESKNLLKYTNWDIAEIGYTLGFDQPSHFNNFFKKYSNTSPLKFKHAI from the coding sequence ATGAGCGATCGGCTGGAAACCATTGAAGACTATTACAGAAATATCAGAGAAAACCAATTAAAAATGTTTGATTCTCACGATTTTGAATTGGGGAAATCACACTTTAATATCTCTATGCGAAGATATTGCAGCTTCAAAAGCCCGTACAATCGTCGTGATTATTACAAAATAAGCTTCATCATCGGTAAAGGAACTTTTAAATATGGACAACAGGAATTGTATGTAGACCGTCCTGCTTTGTTTTTTCCCTCTCCAAATATTCCTTATTCATGGGAATGCGATGGAGATCTTCAGGAAGGCTACTTCTGCCTTTTCAATCAGGAATTCTTTAACGGAAGTTCGGAATTCAAGCTATTTAAGAAAACATCATTATTTAAGGAATGGAGCATGCCTATTGTATTTTTGACAGAAGAACAGACTCAGTTGACAACGGTGTATTTTGAACAAATGTACAAGCTCAATAATTCAAATTATCCGTTTCGCTGCGGAAGCATTAAAAGTCATCTGGCATCTGTCCTTCATCTTGCCCTTGAAAACCGCGTAGAAGACGTTGATCCTGATGAACTTCCGGCAAATGTACGCCTGTACCGTCTTTTTGACGAATTGCTCAACAAACAGTTCCCTTTAGATTCTCCTGCCTATCCGCTTGCCCTGAAAACCGCATCAGATTTTGCCGAACGCCTTAATGTACACGTCAATCATTTAAATTCTTCTGTAAAATCTGTAACCCAGCTTACTACCACACATATTATTAAGGAAAGGATGTTTGAGGAATCTAAAAACCTTTTAAAATACACCAACTGGGATATTGCGGAAATCGGTTACACTTTGGGATTCGATCAACCCTCTCATTTTAATAATTTCTTCAA